From Aspergillus chevalieri M1 DNA, chromosome 4, nearly complete sequence, a single genomic window includes:
- a CDS encoding uncharacterized protein (InterPro:IPR041157,IPR017946;~TransMembrane:3 (o825-842i863-881o887-907i);~go_function: GO:0008081 - phosphoric diester hydrolase activity [Evidence IEA];~go_process: GO:0006629 - lipid metabolic process [Evidence IEA]): MCQDCEKKRKALPSTRAIDKPGATSESSPSKTGDSTPLQQVQKVEGLTINNYGHISFFNDKPVMGIPSPLTLSNKDITGERAPYGALGQSPKATDKYGNRLGGTTGFTDQTAHIGIENKLPVVLSKVTLEHHYSDWGWESKTWEGVINSTAADFHAHYQTGWNSWDTDHWKLTIYFKDGAVFQTSVKDCMMREQDDFQHGPMWFQITRNIFNINLRSGARETTIDNGSVPYETDDGTAYYKYTAYCFVWLHNKFPVAAMAHVSHQYSSDPAFRSNYSGPTESEGISHPWIVYSSPWGYRDYWNISVQLDVVAPTNSDYTQGKPFTNRKQDKECAIGPEDAGKDIYISIYPTGWTIGIPSGSCDDSWITPLGYNTVAFVRIKNNFVQTVRYVILTHQYGSDLAYTYEYPYILEGEESSQLNMVEYNTGALHPGLDYWTVDVFLADEIHYQNSKPGKECYLEEEDARILTFGVSEDKFNINLHSGSSSCDNGMKALGEVDVLLGANPYQPYNKNCYLAAHNAFANYPDGFIVANQALGIHNQMCVGASTLLLDIWVYDDGVYLLHEWGKPVGYVANNPFATAVPLLSALKTINQYLSVFEDNVITILIEDHLDASHRDDLWSIFQSAEVADKVFTPYPALETDMDWPTLAEMISRGKRLVVFSDYNGPDKVFPFQWDYMSENVYGDESLDPEQEEWITLRKESRRSPYGSKNMTAMNHFPWIQVGQELLPNWFPLVTHANTPEFIWQHVEAFQRGYNITPNWLNLDFIDIGGGITSTRKCNDALHKRGITESVKIAAGRFIYKKVFEQPTADGEPAIDGNGDACQKAGNVFSLAVFEGLVRLYFGAMKAVHEIMEIGFIARCNPSLLLFLLAILFLMLFIIAIVHPVFIIITFPVFVITIFSAAIRLTAVQEELMISLLNIQSPGISLLICSSL, translated from the exons ATGTGTCAGGATtgcgagaagaagaggaaggctCTACCTTCAACAAGAGCAATAGACAAGCCAGGTGCCACGTCAGAATCATCTCCAAGTAAAACTGGAGATAGTACTCCCCTCCAGCAAGTTCAAAAGGTCGAGGGTCTCACTATCAACAACTATGGCCATATATCTTTTTTCAATGATAAGCCTGTCATGGGCATCCCTAGCCCTCTCACCCTTAGTAACAAGGATATCACAGGAGAACGTGCACCATATGGTGCATTGGGCCAGTCCCCTAAGGCAACTGACAAGTACGGCAACCGCCTTGGTGGGACCACTGGATTTACGGATCAGACGGCTCATATTGGTATTGAAAACAAGCTACCGGTGGTATTGTCAAAAGTCACCCTCGAACACCATTACTCTGATTGGGGTTGGGAGAGCAAAACATGGGAAGGAGTTATTAACTCGACTGCGGCCGACTTCCATGCCCACTACCAGACTG GATGGAACTCTTGGGACACCGACCACTGGAAATTGACCATATACTTCAAGGACGGGGCAGTGTTCCAGACAAGTGTAAAGGATTGTATGATGAGAGAACAAGACGATTTCCAACATGGGCCAATGTGGTTTCAAATCACTAGAAACATATTCAACATCAACCTTCGCAGT GGCGCCCGTGAAACGACCATTGATAATGGTTCAGTGCCATATGAGACAGATGACGGGACTGCCTACTACAAATACACTGCATATTGCTTTGTTTGG CTACACAATAAATTTCCTGTGGCCGCGATGGCGCATGTTTCTCATCAATATAGTTCTGATCCTGCGTTTCGCTCCAACTACAGTGGACCGACTGAGTCAGAAGGTATCTCACATCCCTGGATTGTCTACAGTAGTCCGTGGGGATACAGGGACTACTGGAATATTTCTGTACAGCTCGATGTCGTGGCCCCTACCAACAGCGATTATACACAAGGGAAACCTTTCACAAATAGAAAACAGGACAAAGAATGCGCTATTGGTCCTGAGGATGCTGGAAAGGATATTTATATCTCCATCTACCCTACTGGCTGGACCATCGGCATTCCGAGCGGTTCATGTGACGACAGCTGGATAACCCCATTAGGATACAACACAGTCGCATTCGTCAGAATAAAAAATAATTTCGTGCAAACCGTTCGCTACGTCATCCTAACTCATCAGTACGGTTCAGATCTGGCTTATACATATGAATATCCTTACATTCTTGAAGGCGAAGAATCCTCTCAGCTTAATATGGTGGAATACAACACTGGAGCGCTTCATCCAGG TCTTGACTACTGGACTGTCGATGTCTTTCTTGCGGATGAAATACACTACCAAAACAGTAAACCGGGCAAGGAATGCTAcctggaagaagaagatgcgAGGATCCTCACATTTGGCGTCAGTGAGGATAAATTCAATATCAACCTCCACTCTGGCTCTAGTTCATGTGACAACGGCATGAAAGCTCTTGGAGAAGTGGATGTACTGCTTGGTGCTAATCCCTACCAGCCTTACAATAAGAACTGTTACCTTGCGGCCCACAACGCCTTCGCAAATTATCCAGACGGCTTCATCGTCGCCAATCAGGCCCTCGGCATTCATAACCAGATGTGTGTGGGTGCCAGCACTCTCCTGCTTGACATCTGGGTATATGATGATGGTGTCTACCTGCTTCATGAGTGGGGCAAGCCTGTTGGATATGTCGCTAATAATCCATTTGCAACCGCTGTTCCGCTGCTCTCGGCCCTCAAGACAATCAATCAATATTTGAGCGTCTTCGAAGATAATGTCATAACTATCCTTATCGAAGATCATCTAGATGCTTCCCACCGCGATGATCTATGGTCAATCTTCCAGTCAGCTGAAGTCGCGGACAAGGTCTTCACGCCGTACCCTGCTCTGGAAACGGACATGGACTGGCCTACCCTGGCTGAGATGATATCTAGGGGCAAACGTCTTGTTGTCTTTAGCGACTACAACGGCCCTGACAAGGTCTTTCCATTCCAGTGGGATTACATGTCGGAGAACGTCTATGGGGATGAGAGCCTCGATCCGGAACAAGAAGAATGGATCACACTACGAAAGGAATCGAGACGAAGTCCATATGGTTCCAAAAATATGACGGCGATGAATCACTTTCCATGGATTCAGGTTGGACAAGAGCTGTTGCCCAACTGGTTTCCCCTCGTTACACATGCCAATACTCCAGAGTTCATTTGGCAACATGTGGAGGCTTTCCAACGCGGCTACAATATAACGCCAAACTGGTTGAATCTTGACTTTATAGACATTGGAGGTGGGATAACTAGCACCCGCAAGTGTAACGACGCTTTACATAAAAGGGGCATAACCGAGTCTGTCAAGATTGCCGCAGGACGTTTCATCTATAAAAAGGTTTTTGAACAACCCACCGCTGATGGTGAGCCCGCCATTGATG GGAATGGTGATGCATGTCAGAAAGCGGGGAATGTCTTCTCCTTGGCGGTCTTTGAGGGCTTGGTGCGCCTCTACTTCGGTGCGATGAAGGCGGTGCATGAGATTATGGAGATCGGCTTCATAGCGAGGTGCAATCCATCCCTTttgctcttcctcctcgccatcctcttcctcatgcTCTTCATCATCGCTATAGTCCACcccgtcttcatcatcatcaccttccccgtcttcgtcatcacTATCTTCTCCGCTGCTATCAGACTAACCGCAGTCCAGGAGGAGCTGATGATATCGCTGCTTAATATCCAAAGTCCAGGGATCAGCCTTCTCATCTGCTCTAGCTTGTGA
- a CDS encoding uncharacterized protein (COG:G,M;~EggNog:ENOG410PNHU;~InterPro:IPR036291;~SECRETED:SignalP(1-23)) has protein sequence MLLVWCFNTLLILILGCRQNTLASDGDSTGVQLAYRQTQPVAAPKLQDIYARRKLLLYLIFTACGEGKIPFVSATDIAAVAYRAVTDIESHDCDHRVLGPELLTYDEIAQKLSAALGREIQHVSLSGEDRYQGLVSAGVSEYYARFLTNLETAAATGFETHLNDEVEKVTGRPPKSFDVFAQENRAAWI, from the exons ATGCTCCTCGTATGGTGTTTCAACACTTTGTTGATTCTCATCCTAGGCTGTCGGCAAAATACATTAGCCAGTGATGGTGATTCCACTGGCGTGCAGCTGGCGTATCGCCAAACCCAGCCAGTCGCTGCACCCAAATTACAGGATATCTATGCTCGACGCAAACTTTTGCTGTATTTA ATCTTCACAGCCTGCGGCGAGGGCAAAATCCCCTTCGTGAGCGCCACGGACATCGCAGCCGTAGCCTACCGGGCCGTCACAGACATCGAATCCCACGACTGCGACCACCGGGTCCTGGGCCCCGAGCTTCTAACCTATGACGAGATCGCACAGAAGCTTAGCGCGGCACTCGGCCGGGAAATCCAGCACGTCAGTCTTTCCGGGGAGGATCGGTACCAAGGCCTCGTGAGTGCCGGGGTGTCGGAATATTATGCGCGATTTCTGACCAACCTTGAAACGGCCGCCGCGACTGGATTTGAGACTCATCTCAATGATGAGGTGGAGAAAGTGACGGGTCGGCCTCCAAAGAGCTTTGATGTTTTTGCGCAGGAGAATCGGGCTGCATGGATTTGA
- a CDS encoding uncharacterized protein (COG:S;~EggNog:ENOG410Q02V), with translation MGDVRQPAPVLLRPGHTDPDQQRSSSRVVNVPWINKVFSRQKSEPSPLPLAHVNQDSSFPENIRPGHSSQTLQNNNVGFQDSVPNRYRNKPDINDRDENPRQPISNYSSLLSITDSRQTAHTRPKEDMAKTLKPMLDKDASSILICWGEKERCHIVPVIIANSADEVTAWREISRAFYAFKGSWRRYIPAFGVKQVDVVEISIAGRKLEMNNRSTSNIEYYPMGSRTRRSRRK, from the exons ATGGGAGATGTTCGTCAGCCTGCCCCGGTCTTGTTACGACCAGGGCATACTGACCCTGATCAGCAGCGCAGTTCCAGCCGTGTCGTCAATGTGCCGTGGATAAATAAAGTCTTTTCACGCCAAAAGTCGGAACCCAGTCCATTGCCGTTGGCTCATGTTAATCAAGACTCTTCATTTCCTGAAAACATAAGACCAGGCCACTCATCACAAACACTACAGAACAACAATGTTGGATTTCAAGATTCAGTCCCAAATCGATACAGAAACAAACCTGATATCAATGATCGAGACGAAAACCCAAGGCAACCCATATCGAACTACTCGTCGCTACTGAGCATAACCGATTCTCGACAAACAGCTCATACTCGTCCAAAAGAAGATATGGCAAAAACACTGAAGCCGATGCTTGACAAGGATGCTTCCTCAATACTCATCTGTTGGGGTGAAAAGGAGCGTTGTCACATTGTTCCAGTGATAATCGCTAATTCTGCTGATGAGGTTACAGCATGGCGGGAAATTTCCCGGGCATTCTATGCATTTAAGGGGAGCTGGAGAAGATATATACCGGCATTTGGTGTGAAGCAAGTGGATGTTGTTGAG ATCTCAATCGCAGGGAGGAAACTGGAGATGAACAATCGATCAACAAGCAACATTGAatactatccaatgggttccAGAACACGCAGGAgtagaagaaaatga